Proteins from a genomic interval of Mesobacillus sp. S13:
- a CDS encoding nucleobase:cation symporter-2 family protein produces the protein MKQNPFKIASLGIQHVLAMYAGAVIVPLIVGGALGLTGEQLTYLVSIDIFMCGIATLLQVWKNKFFGIGLPVVLGCTFTAVGPMIAIGGQYGISAIYGSILVSGIFVVAISKYFGKLVRFFPPVVTGSVVTIIGITLIPVAMNNMAGGQGSPDFGSLTNIGLAFGTLLFIIVLFRFFKGFIRSIAILLGLSGGTVVAYFMGMVNFTAVEEASWLHMPAPFYFGLPTFEVSAILTMILVAMVSLVESTGVYFALGDICEEKLEEKDLASGYRAEGLAIILGAFFNAFPYTTYSQNVGLLQLSGVKTKNVIYTAGAFLVLLGLMPKIGALTTIIPTPVLGGAMVAMFGMVVAYGIKMLSKVDFSSQENLLIIACSVGMGLGVTAVPELFSQMPTSIRILTDNGIVAGSLTAIGLNLVFNVFKGNKVVKKAPFAEQKAS, from the coding sequence ATGAAACAGAATCCTTTTAAGATAGCTTCATTAGGAATTCAGCATGTACTGGCGATGTATGCAGGAGCAGTAATTGTTCCATTGATCGTTGGCGGTGCTCTCGGTTTAACAGGAGAACAGTTGACTTACTTAGTTTCAATTGATATTTTCATGTGCGGTATTGCTACGCTTCTGCAGGTATGGAAAAATAAATTCTTCGGTATTGGTCTGCCTGTGGTTCTAGGCTGTACCTTCACAGCCGTTGGGCCGATGATTGCGATTGGCGGACAATACGGAATATCAGCAATCTACGGTTCCATCCTTGTTTCTGGGATATTTGTCGTTGCGATTTCTAAGTACTTTGGAAAGCTTGTCAGGTTTTTCCCTCCAGTTGTGACCGGATCTGTCGTGACCATCATCGGAATCACTTTAATTCCTGTGGCGATGAATAACATGGCAGGCGGACAGGGCAGCCCTGACTTTGGTTCTCTTACAAATATTGGACTCGCTTTCGGCACTTTGCTGTTTATTATTGTGCTTTTCCGATTCTTTAAAGGTTTTATCCGATCTATAGCGATTTTGTTGGGATTATCCGGGGGAACGGTCGTTGCTTACTTTATGGGAATGGTGAACTTCACTGCTGTTGAGGAGGCTTCCTGGCTTCACATGCCTGCTCCGTTCTACTTCGGCCTTCCTACCTTTGAAGTTTCAGCCATCTTGACAATGATCCTTGTAGCAATGGTCAGCCTGGTGGAGTCAACTGGAGTTTACTTTGCTCTCGGGGATATATGTGAAGAAAAGCTTGAAGAGAAGGATCTTGCGAGCGGTTATCGTGCCGAAGGACTTGCGATTATCCTTGGTGCGTTCTTCAATGCATTTCCTTATACCACCTATTCACAAAATGTCGGACTCCTTCAGTTGTCCGGAGTGAAGACGAAGAACGTCATCTATACAGCAGGTGCCTTCCTTGTACTGCTTGGACTTATGCCGAAGATTGGTGCCTTAACTACAATTATTCCAACCCCAGTTCTTGGAGGGGCTATGGTTGCGATGTTCGGCATGGTCGTCGCTTATGGAATTAAAATGCTCAGCAAGGTAGATTTCTCATCACAGGAGAATCTATTAATCATTGCTTGCTCAGTCGGAATGGGACTCGGTGTGACAGCCGTGCCAGAATTATTCTCACAAATGCCTACAAGCATCAGAATCCTGACAGATAACGGAATCGTTGCCGGCAGCTTGACAGCAATTGGATTGAATTTAGTGTTTAATGTATTTAAAGGAAATAAAGTCGTTAAAAAAGCTCCATTTGCTGAGCAGAAGGCTTCTTAA
- a CDS encoding bifunctional cystathionine gamma-lyase/homocysteine desulfhydrase, translating to MKRKTKMIHAGIPGDKVTGAVSFPIYQVSTYKQDDVGVHKGYEYSRTGNPTRFALEELIKDLEEGKRGFAFGSGMAAITAVMMLFNSGDHIILTDDVYGGTYRVMNKVLNRIGIESTFVDTTDLDEVKAAIQPNTKALYIETPTNPLLKVTDIKACADLAKNHNLLTIVDNTFSTPYWQTPLTLGADMVLHSATKYLGGHSDVVAGLVVVNDDQLADDLHFVQNSTGGILGPQDSWLLVRGIKTLGLRMEAHEENTAKIVEFLSGQEAVKKIYYPGLETHPQHSIAKEQAEGFGGMVSFDVGSAEKAAEVLSRVKYFTLAESLGAVESLISVPAKMTHASIPAERRAELGITDGLIRISVGIEDVEDLIEDLQQALQ from the coding sequence ATGAAACGCAAAACAAAGATGATTCATGCAGGCATTCCTGGCGATAAGGTTACGGGCGCTGTTTCTTTTCCAATTTACCAGGTCAGTACTTACAAGCAGGACGACGTAGGAGTCCATAAAGGATATGAGTATTCTCGGACAGGCAATCCAACCAGGTTTGCATTAGAAGAATTGATCAAGGATCTGGAAGAAGGGAAAAGAGGTTTTGCCTTTGGTTCCGGAATGGCAGCAATCACGGCTGTGATGATGCTTTTCAACTCTGGTGACCACATCATTTTGACCGATGATGTTTATGGCGGCACATACAGAGTTATGAACAAGGTGTTAAACCGGATTGGTATTGAATCTACATTTGTGGACACAACGGATCTGGATGAGGTAAAGGCTGCGATTCAGCCAAATACTAAGGCACTTTATATTGAGACACCAACCAATCCACTTTTAAAAGTAACCGACATTAAAGCTTGTGCGGACTTGGCAAAAAATCATAATTTACTGACAATCGTCGATAATACGTTCAGTACACCATACTGGCAGACGCCGCTGACTTTGGGTGCTGATATGGTGCTTCATTCTGCTACTAAATATCTCGGCGGCCACAGTGATGTAGTTGCAGGATTGGTCGTCGTAAATGATGATCAGCTGGCTGATGACCTGCATTTCGTCCAGAATTCCACTGGTGGAATATTAGGGCCTCAGGATTCATGGCTGCTTGTGCGTGGAATTAAAACTTTGGGCCTTCGAATGGAAGCACACGAGGAAAATACGGCGAAAATCGTCGAGTTTCTTTCAGGACAAGAAGCAGTGAAGAAGATCTACTATCCAGGCCTTGAAACGCATCCTCAGCATTCAATTGCAAAGGAGCAGGCAGAGGGTTTCGGTGGTATGGTCAGCTTTGATGTAGGAAGCGCAGAAAAAGCGGCTGAAGTGTTAAGCAGGGTAAAATACTTCACACTTGCCGAAAGCCTCGGAGCGGTGGAAAGCTTAATTTCTGTTCCAGCAAAAATGACACATGCATCCATACCGGCTGAGCGCAGGGCAGAATTAGGCATAACAGATGGACTGATTCGCATTTCCGTCGGTATTGAAGATGTGGAAGACTTAATAGAGGATCTGCAGCAGGCATTACAATAG
- a CDS encoding PLP-dependent cysteine synthase family protein, with product MTVYRSIHELIGHTPMVELTQFPLPEDVRLYAKLEYLNPGGSVKDRLGLELLDEALRTGKLAKGGTLIEPTAGNTGIGLALAAINKGIEVIFVVPEKFSIEKQTVMKALGAKIIHTPTAEGMAGAISRTEQLLKEISNSYSPSQFSNPANPDTYYKSLGPEIWEDMEGQIDIFVAGAGTGGTFMGTAKFLKEKNPMVKTVIVEPEGSIINGGQPGPHKTEGIGMEFLPTYMDPALFDGIHTISDENAFNAVKELAAREGILAASSSGAVLHAALLEAQKAPPGTNIVTVFPDGSERYLSKKIYEGGI from the coding sequence ATGACGGTTTACCGCAGTATCCATGAATTGATTGGACATACCCCAATGGTTGAACTTACTCAATTCCCATTGCCTGAGGATGTTCGTTTATATGCCAAGCTGGAATACTTAAACCCAGGTGGCAGTGTAAAAGACCGTCTGGGGTTGGAGTTGCTCGATGAGGCACTCCGTACAGGCAAATTGGCGAAAGGCGGTACTTTGATTGAACCTACTGCCGGAAACACGGGGATCGGGCTGGCGCTGGCAGCAATCAACAAAGGTATTGAGGTGATTTTTGTGGTGCCCGAGAAATTCAGCATTGAGAAACAGACGGTGATGAAGGCTCTCGGCGCAAAGATCATACACACACCTACAGCCGAGGGGATGGCAGGCGCAATTAGCCGAACCGAACAATTGCTAAAAGAAATTTCAAACTCATACTCACCATCCCAATTTTCTAATCCGGCAAATCCGGATACTTATTATAAATCGCTGGGACCTGAGATTTGGGAGGACATGGAAGGACAGATTGATATTTTCGTAGCTGGTGCGGGAACCGGAGGAACCTTCATGGGTACTGCGAAGTTTTTAAAAGAGAAGAATCCGATGGTAAAAACCGTCATTGTTGAACCCGAAGGATCGATTATAAATGGAGGCCAGCCTGGTCCGCATAAAACAGAAGGAATTGGAATGGAATTCCTGCCGACATATATGGACCCTGCTTTATTTGATGGGATCCATACCATTTCCGATGAAAATGCATTCAACGCCGTGAAGGAACTCGCGGCTAGAGAGGGAATACTTGCTGCAAGCTCATCTGGCGCAGTTCTTCATGCAGCTTTGCTAGAAGCACAAAAAGCCCCTCCTGGCACAAACATCGTTACTGTCTTTCCGGACGGAAGTGAACGTTACTTAAGCAAGAAAATCTACGAGGGGGGAATTTAA
- a CDS encoding xanthine phosphoribosyltransferase — MKMLIEKIKNEGTVLSSSVLKVDSFLNHQIDPQLMDEIGKEFAGRFAHCGITKILTIESSGIAPAVMTGLKLNVPVVFARKRKSLTLVNDLITASIYSFTKEENSEISVSSHYLSEEDKVLIIDDFLANGQAALGLAEIANKAKATVAGIGIVIEKGFQDGGSLLRDKGYTVESLAIISSLENGLVRFEQPTTETKAELTR, encoded by the coding sequence ATGAAAATGCTTATTGAAAAAATCAAGAATGAAGGAACTGTCCTGTCATCATCAGTGCTGAAGGTGGATTCATTCCTTAACCACCAGATTGACCCTCAGCTGATGGATGAGATTGGGAAAGAGTTTGCCGGGCGGTTTGCTCATTGTGGCATTACTAAAATCCTGACAATCGAATCATCGGGAATTGCTCCTGCGGTCATGACTGGACTTAAACTGAATGTACCAGTTGTTTTTGCCAGAAAAAGAAAATCTTTGACTCTTGTAAATGACTTGATCACAGCATCTATCTACTCTTTTACGAAGGAAGAAAACAGCGAAATTTCCGTTTCTAGTCATTACCTTTCGGAAGAAGATAAGGTACTGATCATCGACGATTTCCTGGCCAATGGACAAGCAGCACTGGGTCTCGCAGAAATAGCCAACAAAGCAAAAGCCACCGTTGCAGGAATCGGAATTGTGATTGAAAAAGGATTCCAGGATGGCGGTTCTCTGCTCAGAGATAAAGGCTACACCGTTGAATCTTTGGCTATTATTAGCTCGCTTGAAAATGGCTTAGTCAGATTTGAACAACCTACTACAGAGACAAAGGCGGAATTGACGCGATGA